One segment of Paramagnetospirillum magnetotacticum MS-1 DNA contains the following:
- a CDS encoding trimeric intracellular cation channel family protein, with amino-acid sequence MLIGQFTLPLAFDLAATFLFAVTGALTAMRKGYDMVGVFFLALVTGLGGGLLRDGVFLQQVPSVLGSHYLTAVLVASFIGLLFGQALNRLSLVFLLVDAMGLGLYTVFGAQKALNAGLGWVSALLIGVVNAVGGGMLRDLMTREDPLIFRPGEFYAAAALAGGLVFAALGLGLGVSAEPAALAGAGVTVLVRMASVRFGWRTPAARALIGRDEPTEGT; translated from the coding sequence ATGCTGATCGGCCAGTTCACTCTGCCCCTCGCCTTCGATCTCGCCGCGACGTTCCTGTTCGCCGTCACCGGTGCGCTGACCGCCATGCGCAAAGGCTATGACATGGTCGGGGTGTTTTTTCTGGCCCTGGTCACCGGCCTGGGCGGCGGCCTGTTGCGCGACGGTGTCTTTTTGCAGCAGGTCCCTTCGGTTCTGGGCTCGCATTATCTGACCGCCGTACTGGTCGCCAGTTTCATCGGCCTGTTGTTCGGTCAGGCCCTCAACCGCCTGTCGCTGGTCTTCCTGCTGGTGGATGCCATGGGATTGGGCCTTTATACCGTATTCGGAGCGCAGAAAGCCCTAAATGCCGGTCTGGGCTGGGTTTCCGCCCTGTTGATCGGCGTGGTCAACGCGGTGGGCGGCGGCATGCTGCGCGACCTGATGACCCGTGAGGACCCGCTGATCTTCCGCCCCGGCGAATTCTACGCCGCCGCCGCCCTGGCGGGGGGATTGGTCTTCGCCGCCCTGGGACTGGGGCTGGGTGTCTCCGCCGAGCCCGCCGCCCTGGCCGGGGCGGGAGTGACGGTTCTGGTTCGGATGGCCTCGGTCCGTTTCGGCTGGCGGACTCCGGCGGCGCGGGCCCTGATCGGCCGCGACGAGCCGACCGAGGGGACTTGA
- a CDS encoding GGDEF domain-containing protein: protein MTAVARLAQAEQRPRCDGTIDVIPFPIYVVDARTRELVTLNQAMRRKTGAEPGQTCHVAIYDQPAPCHFCKIAELSTLRSDPPTTIVFEHFNDRDNCWYQLSETLINWFDGRLVKHSIAVDISALKEAENELAEAYAELALKSVALEKVSITDALTGLFNRRRLDEAFAHELDRAQRYAEPVSLIISDVDHFKSINDVHGHQTGDEVLQSIADLLRNGVRALDVVGRWGGEEFLIICPNTDLEGAVALAEKLRLTIATAVFTGTGACTASFGVAQYAESESFKDTVARADTALYRAKVEGRNRVNQ, encoded by the coding sequence ATGACGGCCGTCGCAAGGCTTGCACAGGCGGAGCAGCGCCCGCGTTGCGACGGCACCATCGACGTTATTCCGTTTCCCATCTATGTGGTCGATGCCCGGACGCGCGAACTGGTGACCCTCAATCAGGCCATGCGCCGCAAGACAGGGGCCGAGCCCGGCCAGACCTGCCACGTGGCCATCTATGACCAGCCCGCGCCCTGTCATTTCTGCAAGATCGCGGAACTGTCCACGTTGCGCAGCGATCCGCCGACCACCATCGTGTTCGAGCATTTCAACGACCGCGACAATTGCTGGTACCAGTTGAGCGAGACGCTGATCAACTGGTTCGACGGCCGCCTGGTCAAACACTCCATCGCCGTTGATATCAGCGCCCTGAAGGAGGCCGAGAACGAATTGGCGGAGGCCTATGCCGAACTGGCCCTGAAAAGCGTGGCGTTGGAAAAGGTTTCCATCACCGACGCCCTGACCGGCCTGTTCAACCGCCGCCGCCTGGATGAGGCCTTCGCCCATGAGTTGGACCGCGCCCAGCGTTATGCCGAGCCGGTTTCGCTGATCATCTCCGACGTGGATCATTTCAAGTCGATCAACGATGTCCACGGCCACCAGACCGGCGACGAGGTCTTGCAATCCATAGCCGATCTGCTGCGCAACGGCGTGCGGGCGTTGGACGTGGTCGGACGGTGGGGCGGTGAAGAATTCCTGATCATCTGCCCCAATACTGATCTGGAGGGCGCCGTGGCCCTGGCCGAGAAACTGCGGTTGACCATCGCCACGGCCGTCTTCACTGGAACAGGCGCCTGCACCGCATCCTTCGGCGTAGCCCAATACGCTGAGTCAGAGTCCTTCAAGGACACGGTGGCCCGCGCCGACACGGCCCTCTACCGTGCCAAGGTCGAAGGCCGCAACCGCGTGAATCAGTGA
- a CDS encoding NADH-quinone oxidoreductase subunit B family protein, translating to MAASSSSDTFNLLWLQAASCGGCTMSALAADDTELLRSLERFGIRMLWHPSLSEESGTEALSILEDCASGRVRLDCLCVEGSVLLGPQGSGRFQMLSGSGKPMMEWISRLAAQASTVVAVGSCAAFGGVPAAGHNPTDARGLQYSGWDLGGALGKTFRSGSGLPVVNIAGCAPHPGWMVETLAALALGNISAEHLDALGRPRTYADHLAHHGCGRNEFYEFKASAARPSDRGCLMENLGCRATQAPGDCNIRRWNGYGSCTDGGYACINCTSPCFETPSGPFQETAKVAGIPVGLPVDMPKAWFVALAALSKSATPQRVRTNAHADHVIVPPARKPFKSP from the coding sequence ATGGCGGCATCTTCTTCTTCCGACACCTTCAACCTCCTGTGGCTGCAAGCCGCCAGCTGCGGCGGCTGCACCATGTCGGCCCTGGCCGCCGACGACACGGAGTTGCTGCGCTCTCTCGAACGTTTCGGCATCCGCATGCTGTGGCATCCCTCGCTGTCCGAGGAAAGCGGTACCGAAGCGCTGAGCATTCTGGAAGATTGCGCCAGCGGGCGGGTCCGCCTCGACTGCCTGTGCGTCGAAGGCTCGGTGCTTCTGGGCCCTCAGGGCAGCGGCCGCTTCCAGATGCTGTCGGGCAGCGGCAAGCCCATGATGGAGTGGATCTCCCGGCTGGCCGCGCAGGCCAGTACCGTGGTGGCGGTGGGAAGCTGCGCCGCTTTCGGCGGCGTGCCCGCGGCGGGACACAATCCCACCGACGCCCGCGGATTGCAGTATTCCGGCTGGGATTTGGGAGGTGCCCTGGGCAAGACCTTCCGCTCCGGCTCTGGCCTGCCGGTGGTCAATATCGCCGGTTGCGCCCCCCATCCCGGCTGGATGGTCGAGACCCTGGCGGCCCTGGCGCTGGGCAATATCTCGGCCGAGCATCTGGACGCCCTGGGCCGTCCGCGGACCTATGCCGATCACCTGGCCCATCACGGCTGCGGCCGCAACGAGTTCTACGAGTTCAAGGCCAGCGCGGCGCGCCCCTCCGATCGCGGCTGCCTGATGGAAAATCTCGGCTGCCGCGCCACCCAGGCGCCGGGCGACTGCAATATCCGCCGCTGGAACGGCTATGGCTCGTGCACCGATGGCGGCTATGCCTGTATCAACTGCACCTCGCCCTGCTTCGAGACGCCGTCTGGGCCTTTCCAGGAAACCGCCAAGGTGGCGGGAATCCCGGTGGGCCTGCCGGTGGACATGCCCAAGGCGTGGTTCGTGGCCCTGGCGGCCTTGTCCAAATCGGCGACGCCCCAGCGGGTGCGCACCAATGCCCATGCCGACCACGTCATCGTCCCCCCCGCCCGCAAGCCATTCAAGTCGCCATGA
- a CDS encoding response regulator, with translation MAAVLTRTRDYLQEEIGLKVSRAKPRTGNVDSLQLRDITAVVCTDGPIKLMIVFSFQRVLLEHIREVVTARLKVLPEERELFLRETAGETVNFILGHATADLAETGNVMHLSPPSILDEERNILRPKKAIFTTIEMATSHGILDINFIGPSELFDQKLNVIEEEETQGGEMHPLKVLIVDDSLLTVRTLTGMLTELGHLVVQTAGSGALALEAYRRSKPDLVTMDITMPDMDGIEATSGILKEFPEANIIMVTSHGQQGMVMNAVKAGAKGYVLKPIKLEKLRDMIARVFKT, from the coding sequence ATGGCGGCGGTCCTGACCCGCACGCGGGACTACCTCCAAGAGGAGATCGGCCTCAAGGTTTCCAGAGCAAAACCGCGAACCGGCAATGTGGACTCACTACAGTTGCGCGATATAACTGCTGTCGTCTGCACCGATGGTCCGATCAAGCTGATGATCGTCTTCAGCTTCCAGCGCGTCCTGCTCGAACACATCCGCGAAGTGGTGACCGCGAGGCTGAAGGTCTTGCCCGAGGAACGCGAACTGTTCTTGCGTGAAACCGCTGGGGAAACGGTCAACTTCATCCTGGGCCATGCAACCGCCGATCTGGCCGAGACGGGCAACGTCATGCATTTGTCCCCCCCATCCATACTGGATGAGGAGCGCAACATCCTTCGCCCCAAAAAGGCGATTTTTACAACCATCGAAATGGCAACCAGCCATGGTATTCTTGATATTAATTTTATTGGTCCATCAGAACTTTTCGACCAAAAGCTGAACGTCATCGAGGAAGAAGAGACGCAAGGGGGAGAGATGCACCCATTGAAGGTCCTGATTGTCGACGACTCTTTGCTGACTGTCCGGACGCTGACAGGCATGCTGACCGAACTGGGCCATCTGGTGGTCCAAACGGCGGGGAGCGGAGCGCTGGCCCTGGAGGCCTACCGCCGGTCCAAGCCCGACCTCGTCACCATGGACATCACAATGCCGGACATGGATGGCATCGAGGCCACCAGCGGCATTTTGAAGGAATTTCCCGAGGCCAACATCATCATGGTCACCTCCCACGGCCAACAGGGCATGGTGATGAACGCCGTAAAGGCCGGAGCCAAGGGATATGTCCTCAAACCCATCAAGTTGGAAAAGCTGCGCGATATGATCGCGCGGGTCTTCAAGACCTGA
- a CDS encoding nickel-dependent hydrogenase large subunit, producing the protein MTQNPTRLIVGPFNRVEGDLEVTLDIQDGAVAEARVNAPLYRGFEQILLGRPAADCLVIAPRICGICSVSQSVAAARALADLGQASMPDNGSLATNLILACENAADHLTHFMLFFAPDLARSCYSEHPWFQTARRRFAAGDGECARTLLPARARFLHLMGLLAGKWPHSLALQPGGVTKGIDPGEKIRLLSILAEFREALETHLFADSLESIAALNGIAALEAWADAAPFDRGDFRLFLHIARHLNFTGLGSGPGRFISSGSFGLFAPGVWDRDALTVFDPTQVTEDHAHSWMEGTTASPSAGKTIPSPDKPEGYSWCKAPRLAGQVAEVGALARQMVDGHPLIRDLIKTRPGGSVQDRVVARLLELARLIPAMETWIRAIRPAEPFCFPPTDLGDGPGTGLVEAARGTLGHWIGLDGGRIAHYQIIAPTTWNFSPRDAQGNPGALEMALAGTPVLPGETTPVAVQHVVRSFDPCMVCTVH; encoded by the coding sequence ATGACCCAAAACCCCACCCGTCTCATCGTCGGCCCCTTCAACCGGGTCGAGGGCGATCTGGAAGTGACCCTGGACATTCAGGACGGCGCCGTCGCCGAGGCCCGCGTCAACGCCCCCCTCTATCGCGGCTTCGAGCAGATTCTGCTGGGCCGTCCGGCCGCCGATTGCCTCGTCATCGCGCCGCGCATCTGCGGCATCTGCTCGGTTTCGCAATCGGTGGCGGCGGCCCGCGCCCTGGCGGATCTGGGACAGGCGAGCATGCCCGACAACGGCAGCTTGGCCACCAATCTGATCCTGGCTTGCGAGAATGCCGCAGACCACCTGACCCACTTCATGCTGTTCTTCGCCCCCGATCTGGCGCGGTCTTGTTACAGCGAGCACCCGTGGTTCCAGACGGCAAGGCGGCGCTTCGCGGCGGGTGACGGCGAATGCGCCCGCACTTTGTTGCCTGCCCGCGCCCGTTTTCTCCACCTGATGGGCCTGTTGGCGGGAAAGTGGCCCCACTCGCTGGCGCTGCAGCCGGGCGGCGTCACCAAGGGAATTGATCCGGGCGAGAAGATCCGCCTGTTGTCCATCCTCGCCGAATTCCGCGAGGCGCTGGAAACCCATCTTTTCGCCGACAGCCTGGAGTCCATCGCCGCTCTGAACGGCATCGCGGCCCTGGAGGCCTGGGCCGATGCCGCTCCATTCGATCGCGGCGATTTCCGCCTGTTCCTGCATATCGCCCGCCACCTGAACTTCACGGGTCTGGGGTCCGGCCCCGGCCGCTTCATCTCGTCGGGCAGCTTTGGCCTGTTCGCCCCCGGCGTCTGGGACCGGGACGCCCTGACGGTCTTCGATCCCACCCAGGTCACCGAGGATCACGCCCATTCCTGGATGGAGGGCACAACCGCCTCGCCTTCCGCCGGAAAGACCATTCCCTCGCCCGATAAGCCCGAAGGCTACAGCTGGTGCAAGGCGCCCCGCCTGGCGGGCCAGGTGGCCGAGGTCGGAGCCCTGGCCCGCCAGATGGTGGACGGCCATCCCCTGATCCGCGACCTGATCAAGACCCGGCCCGGCGGCTCGGTGCAGGATCGGGTGGTGGCGCGCCTGCTGGAACTGGCCCGGCTGATCCCCGCCATGGAAACCTGGATCCGCGCCATCCGCCCGGCCGAACCGTTCTGTTTTCCCCCCACCGATCTTGGGGATGGCCCTGGCACGGGGCTGGTCGAAGCCGCCCGCGGCACACTGGGCCATTGGATCGGCCTGGACGGCGGGCGCATCGCCCATTACCAGATCATCGCCCCCACCACCTGGAACTTCTCTCCCCGCGATGCCCAGGGCAATCCGGGAGCTCTGGAAATGGCCCTGGCCGGAACCCCCGTACTGCCTGGAGAGACCACGCCGGTAGCAGTCCAGCATGTGGTCCGCTCCTTCGATCCTTGCATGGTCTGTACCGTTCATTAG